A single Elaeis guineensis isolate ETL-2024a chromosome 15, EG11, whole genome shotgun sequence DNA region contains:
- the LOC105035557 gene encoding uncharacterized protein, translating into MRRSSHPSSFFGDLRSRELNGFKVRKRPYLGDLSSEPSSLGTGVVAIEHDGVSSPPLAISFCKTSGNSHLLAVSDEDGYLSFYNTCRSLPSVALCREKAAEVRVCDWIAHNNAIFDMCWIKHDTHILTASGDQTIKIWNIEKRKCTGIFVGHTGSVKSLCSHSSNPDLVVSGSRDGSFALWDLRCGSSYKNNHGEVCFRYTAVVKEAHTSTQGKRVRRGKAASISITSVLYLKDNVSIASAGAVDSVVKFWDTRNLKSPVTQACPYVEPSAERERGLHGISCLSQDSNGVFVAASCMDNRIYLYDVLHLDKGPTKIFSGSKIESFFVKSAISPDGAYILGGSSDGNAYIWQVRKPEGLPVMLKGHEGEVTAVDWCSSEVGKIATTSDDFMVRVWNFKKGGCISSGSPKAVRKRVLAPNIEGRKLAMGEPPCSTEMADSLCASREMMTNPPSSVQTQSLEFSTPESGKKRRFGSLLGEEAGIQKSPDAELSSPSSVLNPPPSLKRRTIRDYFIAAP; encoded by the exons ATGCGGCGGTCGAGCCATCCCTCATCCTTCTTCGGAGATCTCAGAAGCAGAGAGCTCAATGGCTTCAAAG TGCGAAAAAGACCTTATCTCGGCGATCTCTCATCGGAGCCCAGCAGTCTGGGCACTGGGGTGGTCGCGATCGAGCACGATGGTGTCTCCTCACCTCCTCTCGCCATCTCATTCTGCAAG ACGAGCGGGAATTCTCACCTTCTCGCTGTTTCTGATGAGGATGGTTATCTAAGCTTCTATAACACTTGCCGGAGTCTCCCTTCTGTTGCTTTATGTCGGGAGAAGGCAG CGGAGGTTAGGGTCTGTGATTGGATTGCTCATAATAATGCCATTTTTGATATGTGCTGGATAAAG CATGATACCCATATCCTAACAGCATCGGGTGATCAAACT ATCAAGATATGGAATATAGAGAAGAGAAAGTGCACCGGAATCTTTGTTGGGCATACTGGCAGTGTAAAATCACTTTGCTCTCACTCTTCAAATCCAG ACCTTGTCGTGTCCGGCTCAAGAGATGGCTCATTTGCTCTCTGGGATCTGAGATGCGGATCAAGTTACAAGAATAACCATGGAGAAGTGTGCTTCCG ATATACTGCTGTTGTCAAAGAAGCCCATACTTCTACTCAAGGGAAGCGGGTTAGGCGAGGAAAG GCTGCTTCAATAAGTATTACATCGGTTCTGTACCTCAAAGACAATGTCTCCATTGCCAGTGCTGGAGCAGTGGACAG TGTTGTGAAATTCTGGGACACTCGCAACTTGAAATCACCAGTCACTCAAGCATGCCCTTATGTTGAACCATCAGCTGAAAGG GAAAGAGGGTTACATGGGATTTCTTGCCTGTCTCAAGATTCAAATGGTGTGTTCGTTGCAGCTTCTTGCATGGACAACAG GATTTACCTATATGATGTTTTACACCTCGACAAAGGTCCTACGAAGATTTTTTCTGGCAGCAAAATTGAGTCGTTCTTTGTAAAG TCTGCAATTAGCCCTGATGGAGCTTACATTCTTGGTGGTTCTAGTGATGGCAATGCGTACATATGGCAG GTTAGGAAACCGGAAGGACTTCCAGTCATGTTGAAGGGTCATGAAGGTGAAGTTACTGCAGTAGATTG GTGCTCATCAGAGGTTGGGAAGATTGCAACTACTTCAGATGATTTTATG GTTCGTGTTTGGAATTTTAAGAAAGGGGGTTGCATAAGTTCAGGATCTCCAAAAGCTGTTAGAAAGAGAGTTCTTGCTCCAAACATTGAGGGCAGAAAGCTGGCCATGGGTGAACCTCCGTGTTCTACAGAGATGGCCGACAGCCTCTGTGCTTCAAGGGAAATGATGACGAACCCACCCTCATCTGTTCAAACTCAAAGTCTCGAGTTTAGTACACCTGAATCTGGAAAGAAAAGACGTTTTGGATCATTACTAGGGGAAGAAGCAGGGATTCAGAAGAGCCCAGATGCCGAACTAAGCAGCCCATCTTCTGTTCTCAACCCCCCTCCCTCTTTGAAAAGGAGAACCATTCGTGATTACTTTATTGCTGCCCCATGA